CAGCACCATCCCCGCATCATCGGCGCTGGCCAATGGCATCAGCGGTTTGTTTTGGTAATGAAAATCGTAATCATAATCGTCCTCAAAAATAATAAAGCCATGCTTTCGGGCCAACTCAAGCAAGCGCACCCTCCTATCGGGCCGCAAGGCTACCGTTGTGGGGTAATGATGGTGCGACGTTACGTACACCATGCGCACGGTTTGCCTGCTGCAAAGTTCATCAAGCCTATCTACATCCAACCCGTATTCATCAACCGGCACTTTTAACAGGTTTGCCCCGGCCTGTAAAAAATTGGCTTCGGCACCCGCCCAGCCCGGTTCGGCGGTAACTACGGTGTCGCCGGCTTGCAGCAGTCCGGTGCAGGCTAAATAAAGCCCCATAACAGTGCCCCGTACTATCAGGATATTGGCCGGCGTAACCCGCAGGCCGCGGGTAATATTTAAATAAGTAGCCAACTCCGTACGCAACCACGCTGACCCTTTCGGGTCGGCGTAACCCAAACGGGTATAAGGGTTGCCTGTTAAAAGCTGTGTGCGGTAAGCTCTTGAAAGTTCGGTTACCGGTGCCATGCGGGTGTCTGGGAAACCATCGTCAAGGTGCAGATCAATGTTTAAATCGACGATCCCGCGCTGCAGGTGCGGCGCTTCCTTTATGCTAAAGCCGGCTACTTTAGCTACATCGGGACTATTATTTAACAACTGCCGGGGCTTTGTTACAGGTAAATGGCCGGCCACAAAAGTTCCGCTGCCCGCATGGCTTTGCAGCCAGCCCTGGGCCAGCAATTCGTCATAAGCCCTTATCACTGTTTTACGGTGCAGGTTTAGTAAAGTGGCCAGCTGCCGGGTACTGGGCAACCGGTGGCCGGGCTGTAACGTACCCCCTTTTACCATCGCCATAAGTTGGTTGGCCAGCTGAATATAAACCGGCAACGGTACCTTTTTATCAATTATTAAGCTTGATGAATATATTTGCATGAAATTGGACTACTCATTTTGTAGTATCTGGATCATTATCGCCATCCAATAAACGCATAATTTTACTAAAAAACAAAATCATGGC
The genomic region above belongs to Mucilaginibacter sp. KACC 22773 and contains:
- the pdxR gene encoding MocR-like pyridoxine biosynthesis transcription factor PdxR produces the protein MQIYSSSLIIDKKVPLPVYIQLANQLMAMVKGGTLQPGHRLPSTRQLATLLNLHRKTVIRAYDELLAQGWLQSHAGSGTFVAGHLPVTKPRQLLNNSPDVAKVAGFSIKEAPHLQRGIVDLNIDLHLDDGFPDTRMAPVTELSRAYRTQLLTGNPYTRLGYADPKGSAWLRTELATYLNITRGLRVTPANILIVRGTVMGLYLACTGLLQAGDTVVTAEPGWAGAEANFLQAGANLLKVPVDEYGLDVDRLDELCSRQTVRMVYVTSHHHYPTTVALRPDRRVRLLELARKHGFIIFEDDYDYDFHYQNKPLMPLASADDAGMVLYCGAFSKSISPAIRVGYLVGPENVIEHLAKLRRTIDRQGDTMLENAMAELLQNGVIQRHLRKSLRVYQQRRDFFCGLLNDRLKNHVQFKVPEGGMAVWTYFDSAIDLNRLAQHALKKGLYFQGGNSLLTPNFTRLGFASSTPAELEQCIDILEKLLAK